From Vibrio crassostreae, one genomic window encodes:
- a CDS encoding aminotransferase-like domain-containing protein: MSIYRKLANQFINEIESGKRPEGGRMPSLRQLAKQQTVSMSTVVSCYQELESQGWIHSRPQAGYFVSPHKPVHSTPEWAQFESKISKVKQTSSTHNSINGPLGVSSTTNDEQSIVELERSFRRSIKRMGDRLNHYPDTQGEPMLRQALSTHFAKLDVHFGPDEMVITAGCMSAIKAALESCTKEGDTIAISSPCFNGILELLGKMSRQIIEIPSLDDGVDLKQLETHLKNKRVDAAIFCTSHMNPQGINMSASQKQKLAELANHYRVPIIEDDVYLELSYSSHTPLPAKYYDKGGYVMWCGSVSKSLSPSYRLGWCLPGRYIDEYKAQFSAASYGVALPTQLAVADFIESGQYAKHVRRRCSQILSLRQQYLSYLTQHLPQDVKISNPQGGMVLWLQIPNLNQQAFTQAVAEQNLDIRLGHLFSTLDLYSNCLRINFGYSLEGEAKQQLDDLIKLIHQCVSG; the protein is encoded by the coding sequence ATGAGCATCTACAGAAAACTTGCCAATCAGTTTATTAATGAGATTGAAAGTGGGAAAAGACCTGAAGGTGGGCGTATGCCTTCGCTTCGTCAATTGGCTAAGCAACAAACCGTCAGCATGTCGACTGTAGTGAGCTGTTACCAAGAGTTAGAATCACAGGGTTGGATTCATTCTCGCCCGCAAGCGGGGTATTTTGTCTCGCCTCACAAGCCTGTTCATTCAACACCTGAGTGGGCGCAGTTTGAAAGTAAGATTTCCAAAGTTAAGCAAACTTCATCGACTCACAACTCAATCAATGGGCCTTTAGGGGTCTCTAGCACCACTAATGATGAACAATCGATTGTTGAACTAGAACGCAGTTTCCGCCGTTCTATCAAACGTATGGGCGACAGGCTTAATCACTACCCTGATACGCAGGGCGAGCCGATGTTAAGACAAGCTTTGTCCACCCACTTTGCCAAGCTTGATGTCCACTTTGGACCTGACGAAATGGTGATCACGGCAGGCTGTATGTCGGCGATTAAAGCCGCTCTCGAATCCTGCACCAAAGAAGGTGACACCATTGCCATCAGCTCTCCTTGCTTCAACGGTATTCTGGAGTTGCTCGGCAAGATGTCACGCCAGATCATCGAGATCCCGTCTTTGGATGACGGTGTCGACCTAAAACAGCTAGAAACACATCTGAAAAACAAACGTGTGGATGCAGCAATCTTCTGTACCTCCCATATGAATCCTCAAGGGATCAATATGTCTGCCAGTCAAAAGCAAAAACTGGCTGAATTAGCGAACCACTATCGAGTACCCATCATTGAAGACGATGTGTATTTGGAGCTGTCATACTCATCACACACGCCTCTGCCAGCAAAATACTATGACAAAGGCGGATACGTGATGTGGTGTGGGTCGGTATCGAAAAGCCTTTCACCCAGTTATCGTTTAGGCTGGTGTTTGCCTGGCAGATACATAGACGAGTACAAGGCTCAGTTTTCTGCTGCTAGCTATGGCGTCGCCCTGCCGACTCAACTCGCGGTTGCTGACTTTATCGAATCAGGCCAATACGCCAAACACGTTAGAAGAAGATGCTCTCAAATCCTCTCTTTGCGCCAACAATACCTCAGCTATTTAACTCAACACCTTCCTCAAGATGTGAAGATCAGTAACCCACAAGGTGGCATGGTGCTTTGGTTACAAATACCCAATCTAAATCAACAAGCATTTACTCAAGCGGTCGCCGAACAAAACCTTGATATCAGGCTTGGGCATCTGTTCAGCACTCTTGATCTCTACAGCAACTGTCTACGCATCAATTTTGGTTATTCGTTAGAGGGAGAAGCCAAACAGCAGTTGGATGACTTGATTAAACTTATCCATCAATGTGTCAGTGGTTAG
- a CDS encoding EamA family transporter, which translates to MKRNDLLLAVFVMAIWGFNFSMIKMGVTNVHPLLATAARFSLAVIPVIFFVARPNVAWRYLVSYGFVFGVGIWGMASWSITAGLSSGLSSVLLSTNVLIGMAVGVWVFKESTSVRKLVGAMLAMFALAVLVSAAQGNITVNGVILIMIAACSWTLMGVIVKASKTTQAFAFNVWGMLFAPVPLVLFAVMLHGDQIIWQGIEQWDWNTTIAVLFQAYPTTLFGYWVWNKLLIQYPLSTTAPLTLLVPIFALISGYFMYDEVLSVAQVVASVLFLVGIGLIVKPAKASNSQATTKLAEQK; encoded by the coding sequence ATGAAAAGAAATGATTTGTTGTTAGCGGTGTTCGTCATGGCAATTTGGGGATTCAATTTCTCGATGATCAAAATGGGCGTGACCAATGTGCACCCTTTGTTGGCAACGGCTGCGCGTTTCTCGCTAGCGGTGATTCCAGTGATATTTTTTGTGGCGAGACCGAATGTCGCTTGGCGCTATTTAGTCAGTTATGGCTTTGTGTTCGGTGTGGGTATTTGGGGCATGGCTTCATGGTCAATCACAGCGGGGCTCTCATCAGGGTTGTCGTCTGTATTGCTTTCTACCAACGTATTAATTGGTATGGCCGTTGGGGTATGGGTTTTCAAAGAAAGTACGTCGGTTCGTAAGTTAGTTGGTGCGATGTTAGCCATGTTTGCACTCGCAGTCTTAGTCTCGGCGGCACAGGGTAATATCACCGTTAATGGCGTGATCTTGATTATGATTGCAGCGTGTAGTTGGACGCTAATGGGCGTGATTGTTAAGGCATCTAAAACCACTCAAGCTTTTGCGTTCAATGTCTGGGGGATGTTGTTTGCTCCAGTACCATTAGTGTTATTTGCAGTGATGCTACACGGTGATCAAATTATCTGGCAGGGCATCGAACAATGGGATTGGAATACGACGATTGCTGTTCTGTTTCAGGCTTACCCGACCACCTTGTTTGGTTACTGGGTGTGGAATAAGTTGTTAATCCAATATCCTTTAAGCACAACGGCACCGTTAACCTTACTAGTACCAATCTTTGCATTGATCAGCGGTTACTTTATGTATGACGAAGTATTGTCAGTCGCTCAAGTGGTTGCATCGGTGCTGTTTTTAGTCGGGATTGGTTTGATAGTGAAGCCTGCGAAGGCTTCTAATTCTCAAGCTACAACGAAACTCGCAGAACAAAAGTGA
- a CDS encoding CobW family GTP-binding protein — translation MSSDNKPLLGIPTNIITGFLGVGKTTAILNLMKNKPEDENWAILVNEFGEIGVDRSLFEGNQTKQQRVFIREVPGGCMCCAAGLPMQIALNQLLSEAKPDRLLIEPTGLGHPKEVLEVLSSEHYRKVLSLQKNITLVDARKLSDTSYSENDTFNQQITIADTIIGNKVDLYNNGDAEKLAEYIAQVCHPDTKLIFAHHGKIPYDEFDGNSNFYHHQAHGHHHHHHKQDKPLASELPMPESGMIKASNQGEGFESIGWRFAADKLFDHQRLRRFLVGLKVKRMKAVFITPNGIFGYNLTEDGLTESELDECAETRIEVIGHQMDEELECQLLKCMVT, via the coding sequence ATGAGCTCTGATAACAAACCTCTCTTGGGTATTCCAACCAATATCATTACCGGTTTTCTCGGCGTAGGTAAAACTACCGCGATTCTCAACCTAATGAAGAACAAACCCGAAGATGAAAACTGGGCTATTTTGGTAAATGAATTTGGAGAAATTGGCGTCGATAGAAGCTTATTCGAAGGCAATCAAACCAAACAGCAGCGAGTTTTTATTCGTGAAGTACCCGGTGGCTGCATGTGTTGTGCCGCAGGGCTACCGATGCAGATAGCACTCAATCAATTGCTTTCTGAGGCGAAACCAGACCGCTTACTGATTGAACCTACTGGACTCGGCCACCCAAAAGAAGTGTTAGAAGTATTATCTTCAGAGCATTATCGTAAAGTGCTGTCACTACAAAAGAACATCACCTTGGTCGATGCTCGTAAACTGTCTGATACAAGTTATTCAGAGAATGATACTTTCAACCAACAAATTACCATTGCCGATACGATTATCGGTAATAAAGTAGACCTATATAACAATGGCGATGCAGAAAAGCTGGCCGAGTACATTGCTCAGGTTTGTCACCCTGACACTAAGCTGATCTTTGCTCATCATGGTAAGATCCCATACGACGAGTTTGATGGAAACAGTAATTTCTATCACCACCAAGCTCATGGGCACCATCACCACCATCATAAGCAAGATAAGCCACTCGCTTCAGAATTACCGATGCCAGAGAGCGGTATGATAAAGGCGAGTAACCAAGGTGAAGGGTTTGAAAGTATTGGTTGGCGATTCGCGGCTGACAAACTGTTCGACCACCAGCGTTTACGACGATTTCTAGTCGGCTTGAAAGTCAAACGCATGAAAGCAGTGTTCATTACTCCAAATGGTATCTTTGGCTACAACTTAACAGAGGATGGTTTGACCGAATCAGAACTCGATGAGTGTGCCGAAACTAGAATTGAAGTGATCGGGCACCAAATGGATGAAGAACTAGAGTGCCAATTACTCAAGTGTATGGTGACTTGA
- a CDS encoding LbetaH domain-containing protein: protein MLRRNPSGHMPEVSETAFIDPTAIICGKVIIEDNVFIGPYAVIRADEVNEHGDMEAIVIKRDTNIQDGVVIHSKAGAAVTIGERSSIAHRTIIHGPCQVCDDVFIGFNSVVFNAVIGKGCVIRHNCVVDGNDLPESFHVPPMTNIGSGFDLNNISKVPPEYSAFSESVVSANHTLVQGYRRIANEL from the coding sequence ATGTTAAGAAGAAATCCAAGCGGTCACATGCCAGAAGTATCGGAGACCGCTTTCATTGACCCGACTGCCATTATTTGTGGCAAGGTAATCATTGAAGACAACGTGTTTATTGGCCCTTACGCTGTGATTCGAGCTGACGAGGTCAACGAACACGGTGACATGGAAGCCATCGTGATTAAGCGCGACACCAACATTCAAGATGGTGTGGTTATTCATTCAAAAGCTGGCGCAGCCGTCACTATTGGTGAACGCTCATCCATCGCTCACCGAACGATCATTCATGGTCCTTGTCAGGTCTGTGACGACGTATTTATTGGCTTCAACTCAGTAGTCTTTAATGCGGTGATTGGCAAAGGTTGTGTAATTCGCCATAACTGTGTGGTGGACGGGAACGACTTACCTGAAAGCTTCCATGTACCACCAATGACCAACATCGGTTCAGGGTTTGATTTGAACAATATCTCAAAGGTACCACCTGAGTATTCTGCGTTTTCAGAGTCTGTTGTTTCGGCCAACCATACCCTTGTGCAAGGTTATAGGAGAATTGCCAATGAGCTCTGA
- a CDS encoding dihydroorotase, with the protein MSATLIKNARVVNEGIVTETDVLVVDQRIEKIANHISPSPNDEVIDAQGCYLIPGMIDDQVHFREPGLTHKGSIATESRAAVAGGITSYMEMPNVNPATTTIEALEKKFDIAAQSSLANYSFYLGATEDNLEQIKQLDPTKHCGVKVFMGASTGNLLVEDPQALDAIFRDSPVLIVTHCESGPVIAKNQEQLRKEKAVFTIEDHPILRDDNACYASSSYAIELATKHNSQLHVLHITTEKELAQFEAGPIQGKRITAEACVHHLWFSNKDYTTLGNQIKCNPAVKYPSDRDALLTALSTGQIDIIATDHAPHTWEEKQVPYEQAPAGLPLVQHALLSLFDHVHAGTLTVDQVVEKTAHNPATRYAIQERGYIREGYFADLVLVDPQTPTLVSNENSLYQCGWSPFAGHEFSAQIKHTWVNGAKVYSNPESPENQDTHTADTSKQISSDMVTPAMRLSFER; encoded by the coding sequence ATGTCTGCAACGCTCATAAAGAATGCCCGCGTGGTTAACGAAGGCATCGTCACCGAAACGGATGTATTGGTCGTCGACCAGCGAATCGAAAAGATCGCAAACCACATTTCACCGAGCCCAAACGATGAGGTCATCGATGCTCAAGGCTGTTACTTAATCCCTGGAATGATTGACGACCAAGTTCACTTTCGTGAGCCGGGTTTAACACACAAAGGCTCAATCGCCACTGAGTCACGAGCTGCGGTTGCAGGCGGTATTACCAGCTATATGGAGATGCCAAACGTAAACCCTGCCACAACGACCATTGAAGCCTTAGAAAAAAAATTCGATATTGCAGCACAAAGCTCGCTGGCAAATTACTCGTTTTATCTCGGAGCAACCGAAGACAACCTAGAACAAATCAAGCAACTCGACCCAACCAAGCACTGTGGTGTAAAGGTGTTTATGGGCGCTTCAACAGGTAACCTGTTGGTTGAAGATCCTCAAGCACTCGATGCCATATTTCGTGATTCTCCCGTCCTGATTGTCACCCATTGTGAAAGCGGGCCTGTTATCGCGAAAAACCAAGAACAATTAAGAAAAGAGAAAGCAGTTTTCACGATTGAAGATCACCCTATTCTAAGAGACGACAACGCCTGCTATGCCTCTTCTTCTTATGCGATTGAGCTAGCTACAAAACACAATAGCCAACTTCATGTGTTGCATATCACGACAGAAAAAGAACTCGCTCAGTTTGAAGCCGGACCCATTCAGGGAAAACGTATTACCGCAGAAGCTTGTGTCCATCACTTATGGTTTAGCAATAAAGATTACACAACGCTCGGTAACCAAATTAAGTGTAATCCAGCCGTCAAATACCCTAGTGATAGAGACGCTCTATTAACAGCGTTGAGCACGGGCCAAATCGACATCATCGCAACAGACCACGCGCCACATACATGGGAAGAGAAACAAGTTCCTTACGAACAAGCACCAGCAGGGTTACCTCTGGTACAGCACGCCTTGTTGAGCCTATTTGACCACGTACATGCTGGAACCTTGACTGTCGATCAGGTAGTCGAGAAAACCGCACATAACCCAGCGACCCGTTATGCGATACAGGAACGCGGCTATATCCGTGAGGGCTACTTCGCCGATTTAGTATTAGTCGACCCACAGACACCAACTCTAGTCAGCAATGAAAATAGTTTGTATCAATGTGGATGGTCACCGTTCGCAGGGCACGAATTCTCTGCTCAGATCAAGCACACCTGGGTCAATGGCGCCAAGGTATATAGCAATCCAGAATCCCCTGAGAACCAAGATACGCATACCGCTGATACATCAAAACAAATATCGAGTGACATGGTCACTCCTGCAATGAGGCTCTCATTTGAGCGTTAG
- a CDS encoding Fur family transcriptional regulator, with product MRDVEAIIKHVKHGCKTNGKQFTAKRLLILRALVHADKALSAYEIVDYCKEHFDQNVQAMSVYRVLEFLEEHHLAHKLKVSNKFILCDHILCEHEHGIPQFLICSKCDKISEQTIHPAIIRDLQSHAKQEGFTVVSPQLEISCVCDECANQDATAST from the coding sequence ATGCGAGACGTCGAAGCGATCATTAAGCATGTAAAACACGGCTGCAAAACCAATGGCAAACAGTTTACGGCAAAGAGACTGTTGATATTGCGTGCGTTGGTACACGCTGACAAAGCGCTGTCTGCCTATGAAATTGTCGATTACTGTAAAGAGCACTTTGATCAGAATGTTCAGGCGATGTCGGTTTATCGAGTGTTGGAGTTCTTAGAAGAGCACCACTTGGCGCATAAACTGAAAGTCTCCAATAAATTCATACTTTGCGACCATATTCTTTGTGAACATGAACATGGCATCCCCCAATTTTTGATCTGCTCCAAATGCGACAAGATCAGCGAGCAAACCATCCACCCTGCCATTATTCGCGACCTTCAATCTCACGCTAAGCAAGAAGGCTTCACCGTTGTTAGCCCTCAGTTAGAGATAAGTTGTGTGTGCGATGAATGCGCTAACCAAGATGCGACCGCTTCCACTTAA
- the ihfA gene encoding integration host factor subunit alpha, which translates to MALTKADLAENLFETLGYSKRDAKETVEVFFEEVRKALENGEQVKLSGFGNFDLREKNERPGRNPKTGEDIPISARRVVTFRPGQKLKARVENIKIEK; encoded by the coding sequence ATGGCACTCACGAAGGCCGATTTGGCTGAGAACCTGTTTGAGACACTCGGATACAGCAAGCGGGATGCCAAGGAAACGGTGGAAGTGTTTTTCGAAGAAGTTCGTAAAGCACTCGAAAATGGCGAACAGGTAAAACTGTCTGGTTTTGGTAACTTTGATCTTCGCGAGAAAAACGAGCGACCTGGTCGTAACCCGAAAACTGGTGAAGACATTCCAATTTCTGCTCGACGTGTTGTTACTTTTAGACCGGGACAAAAATTAAAGGCCCGAGTCGAGAATATTAAAATCGAGAAGTAG
- a CDS encoding RelA/SpoT domain-containing protein gives MSVFLRTTALMLLVLSRAPAFAAAPVSTSSTDQSRTPAQNQVSSNVFRHSLSGLYGIKAFDSRPTQPYTDFDILYSKAHQAQAELETICKSTALLTNSDALFAGVKSQARAEEKIELELDGDVSRITDLARATIIANDVESLVEVYEALSREADVVKVKNKFKSPADSGYRDLNLLVRLPKTNVIAEVQLHLRAIADVKSGPEHELYEIIQGIERHAIAEKRPINDIEAAQINSLRRQSLELYQQAWQPYITTHIKAA, from the coding sequence ATGAGTGTATTTCTCCGTACGACGGCCCTAATGCTTCTAGTATTGAGCCGAGCGCCTGCATTCGCAGCAGCACCTGTTTCAACAAGTTCAACTGATCAATCGCGCACTCCTGCGCAAAACCAAGTTTCATCAAACGTATTCCGCCACAGCCTTAGCGGCTTATACGGCATCAAAGCATTCGACTCACGTCCGACTCAGCCTTATACCGACTTCGATATTCTGTACAGCAAAGCTCACCAAGCACAGGCTGAACTAGAAACCATCTGTAAAAGTACTGCCCTACTGACTAACTCAGACGCACTCTTCGCTGGCGTTAAATCTCAAGCTCGAGCAGAAGAGAAAATTGAACTTGAGTTAGATGGCGATGTATCAAGAATTACCGACTTAGCCCGTGCAACCATCATCGCTAACGATGTAGAAAGCTTGGTCGAAGTTTACGAAGCCCTAAGCCGCGAAGCGGATGTGGTAAAAGTGAAAAACAAATTCAAATCACCGGCTGATTCTGGCTATCGTGATTTGAACCTTTTGGTTCGTTTACCTAAAACTAATGTTATTGCTGAAGTTCAACTTCACTTGAGAGCCATCGCTGATGTGAAAAGTGGCCCTGAACACGAGCTTTACGAAATTATCCAAGGCATTGAGCGTCACGCTATTGCAGAAAAACGCCCAATCAACGATATCGAAGCGGCGCAAATCAATAGCCTAAGACGTCAATCTTTAGAGCTTTACCAACAAGCATGGCAACCGTACATTACAACGCACATCAAAGCAGCTTAG
- a CDS encoding thiopurine S-methyltransferase, protein MNNPEFWHNKWAANQIGFHLEDVNPLLIEFWQKTNPSYDKSVFVPLCGKSEDLIWLATKHEEVQGVELSQIAVRAFFAEHLYTPTVTQISGQHELYQFDELNIYTGDYFTAPIQPVDTIYDRASLVALPAEMRVQYVERLKQLLKPGGKILLVTLDYDQSEMAGPPFSVPKLEIDQLFAGYNITLLNQDIADDEHPKIAKKGLSRFSEEVYLIESDA, encoded by the coding sequence ATGAATAATCCTGAATTTTGGCACAATAAATGGGCAGCCAACCAAATTGGTTTCCACCTTGAAGATGTAAATCCGCTTCTTATCGAATTTTGGCAAAAGACTAACCCTAGTTACGACAAGAGTGTCTTCGTGCCTCTTTGTGGTAAGAGTGAAGATTTGATTTGGTTAGCGACCAAACATGAAGAAGTTCAAGGTGTCGAATTAAGCCAGATCGCAGTTCGCGCATTTTTTGCCGAGCACCTTTACACGCCGACTGTGACTCAAATTAGCGGTCAGCACGAGCTGTACCAATTCGATGAATTGAACATCTATACAGGCGACTACTTCACAGCGCCAATCCAGCCTGTCGATACCATTTATGATCGAGCTTCTTTGGTGGCTTTACCTGCTGAGATGCGCGTGCAATATGTGGAACGTTTGAAGCAACTGTTAAAGCCAGGCGGCAAGATCTTATTGGTGACATTGGATTACGACCAAAGCGAAATGGCAGGGCCTCCGTTTAGCGTGCCTAAGCTAGAGATCGATCAGTTATTTGCAGGTTATAACATCACTTTGTTGAATCAAGATATTGCAGATGATGAACATCCTAAGATTGCGAAGAAAGGCTTGTCTCGATTCAGTGAAGAAGTGTATTTGATTGAGTCTGACGCTTAA
- the purT gene encoding formate-dependent phosphoribosylglycinamide formyltransferase, giving the protein MFGTATRENATRVLLLGSGELGKEVAIECQRLGLEVIACDRYADAPAMQVAHRSHVLDMLDGDALQAIIELEKPDYVVPEIEAIATSKLVELEAQGLNVVPTANATKLTMNREGIRRLAAEELKLSTSPYRFADTFEDFAAAVEFVGMPCVVKPVMSSSGKGQSVIKTEEDIQKSWDYAQEGGRTGAGRVIVEGFIDFDYEITLLTVRAVDGVHFCAPIGHRQEDGDYRESWQPQIMSDNALKAAQYTAEQVVNALGGHGIFGVELFVKGDHVIFNEVSPRPHDTGLVTLMSQDSSEFALHVRAFTGMPIKSITQYGPCASAVILGQGTSTNIRFEGLAEALDAPQTQVRLFGKPDIDGRRRLGVALTRRNSTETAIEDAIESAAKVKVIY; this is encoded by the coding sequence ATGTTTGGTACTGCTACTCGTGAAAATGCTACTCGTGTACTTCTATTAGGTTCAGGTGAACTCGGAAAAGAAGTTGCTATCGAGTGCCAACGTTTAGGTTTGGAAGTTATTGCTTGTGACCGTTATGCAGACGCACCAGCAATGCAAGTTGCGCATCGTAGCCATGTATTAGACATGTTAGACGGCGATGCACTGCAAGCTATCATAGAGCTAGAAAAGCCAGATTATGTGGTTCCTGAAATTGAAGCTATCGCGACCAGCAAGTTGGTAGAGCTAGAAGCGCAAGGCTTAAATGTCGTTCCAACGGCCAATGCAACCAAGCTAACGATGAACCGTGAAGGTATTCGCCGTTTAGCCGCTGAAGAGTTGAAACTAAGCACTTCGCCTTACCGCTTTGCCGACACCTTTGAAGATTTCGCCGCTGCCGTTGAGTTCGTAGGTATGCCTTGCGTTGTTAAGCCAGTAATGAGTTCTTCAGGTAAAGGCCAAAGCGTTATCAAAACCGAAGAAGATATCCAAAAATCTTGGGACTACGCGCAAGAAGGTGGTCGTACTGGCGCGGGTCGTGTGATCGTCGAAGGCTTCATCGACTTTGATTACGAAATCACACTACTTACCGTTCGTGCAGTCGACGGTGTGCACTTCTGCGCCCCTATCGGCCACCGCCAAGAAGACGGTGATTACCGTGAATCATGGCAGCCACAGATCATGTCAGACAACGCACTGAAAGCCGCGCAATACACGGCAGAGCAAGTGGTTAACGCGCTAGGCGGTCACGGCATCTTTGGTGTTGAACTGTTCGTTAAAGGCGACCACGTGATCTTCAATGAAGTGTCCCCTCGCCCACACGACACTGGCTTGGTTACTTTGATGTCTCAAGACTCGTCGGAATTCGCACTACACGTTCGTGCCTTTACAGGTATGCCAATTAAGTCAATTACTCAATACGGCCCATGTGCATCAGCGGTTATCTTAGGCCAAGGCACATCAACGAATATCCGTTTTGAAGGCCTTGCAGAGGCGCTAGACGCACCACAAACGCAAGTCCGTCTGTTTGGTAAGCCTGACATTGATGGTCGCCGTCGTCTTGGTGTGGCGTTAACTCGTCGCAACAGCACAGAAACAGCGATCGAAGATGCCATTGAAAGCGCGGCAAAAGTAAAAGTGATTTACTAA
- the cdd gene encoding cytidine deaminase: MNSRITLALESAPTEIKALLSDIVLADNFDATLSPEQFASLLQASGLADDELRIALLPFAAAYSYAPLSDFYVGAIVRGLSGTLYFGANLEIAGAQLGQTVHAEQSAISHAWMKGEQGISDITINFSPCGHCRQFMNELTTAKELKVQLPQRDEMSLQEYLPDSFGPADLGVTTGLMTKLDHKYTTEETTPIVVEALAALNRSHAPYTKNLSGVSLQLTSGEIFTGAYAENAAFNPSLPPLQVALIQLKLAGFDFEQIESAALVEIAEGSISHLADTQSTLEAINPDIPVTYLAI; encoded by the coding sequence ATGAACAGTCGTATTACCCTGGCGCTGGAAAGTGCTCCAACAGAAATCAAAGCACTTTTGAGTGACATCGTATTAGCAGACAACTTTGACGCGACATTGTCTCCAGAACAATTTGCTAGCTTACTGCAAGCAAGTGGTTTAGCGGATGACGAGCTACGTATTGCGCTACTTCCTTTTGCCGCAGCGTATTCTTACGCTCCGTTATCTGACTTTTATGTTGGTGCAATCGTGCGCGGTTTGTCTGGTACTCTGTATTTTGGTGCAAACCTTGAAATCGCCGGAGCTCAACTTGGTCAAACGGTTCACGCAGAGCAATCTGCAATCAGCCACGCTTGGATGAAAGGCGAACAAGGTATCTCAGATATCACGATCAACTTCAGTCCTTGTGGTCACTGTCGTCAATTCATGAACGAACTGACAACAGCAAAAGAACTTAAAGTTCAGCTTCCACAGCGTGATGAAATGTCTCTGCAGGAGTACCTGCCAGACTCGTTCGGCCCTGCAGACTTAGGTGTAACAACTGGCCTAATGACTAAGCTTGATCATAAGTACACGACCGAAGAAACAACGCCTATTGTTGTAGAAGCGCTAGCAGCACTAAACCGCAGCCATGCTCCTTACACCAAAAACCTAAGCGGTGTTTCACTACAACTAACGTCAGGTGAGATCTTCACGGGTGCTTACGCAGAAAATGCTGCGTTTAACCCGAGCCTGCCCCCTCTGCAAGTGGCATTGATTCAACTTAAACTGGCGGGCTTCGATTTTGAACAAATTGAAAGTGCTGCTTTGGTTGAAATCGCAGAAGGTAGCATCAGCCACCTAGCGGATACGCAATCTACATTAGAAGCGATTAATCCCGACATTCCAGTGACTTACTTAGCAATCTAA
- a CDS encoding LrgB family protein, whose amino-acid sequence MWILLTIVVFLFARWVSQKVNSPLCNPLLISIGIIIPILLFFKVPFETYYADNTWITYMLQPAVVALAYPLYEQLPQIRANWRIITFACTLGSVMSMTTTALIAVAFKADLSLIASLLGKSVTTPIAMEVSSHLGGEAAIAAILVLIVGLFGAIFAYPIYNLIGIKSPIARGLTMGTVSHALGTATCAEKNQEDAAFSSLALVLCGVITSIIAPSIFSLVVWFYS is encoded by the coding sequence ATGTGGATTCTACTCACTATTGTAGTGTTCCTGTTTGCTCGCTGGGTAAGCCAAAAAGTGAACTCACCACTGTGTAACCCGTTATTGATCAGCATTGGCATCATTATTCCAATTCTGTTGTTCTTCAAAGTCCCTTTCGAGACCTACTACGCAGACAACACTTGGATTACTTACATGCTTCAGCCTGCGGTTGTGGCGCTTGCTTATCCGCTATATGAACAGTTACCTCAAATTCGAGCGAACTGGCGCATCATCACCTTTGCTTGCACGCTGGGCAGTGTGATGTCGATGACAACAACAGCACTGATTGCGGTCGCCTTTAAAGCAGATCTGAGCCTAATTGCCAGCCTACTAGGTAAATCGGTCACTACACCTATAGCAATGGAAGTCTCAAGTCATTTAGGTGGTGAAGCGGCTATTGCTGCGATTCTGGTTTTGATTGTTGGTCTGTTTGGGGCAATTTTTGCTTACCCAATCTATAACCTGATTGGTATTAAGAGCCCAATCGCCAGAGGGTTAACAATGGGAACGGTATCTCACGCATTAGGTACTGCGACATGTGCTGAAAAGAATCAAGAAGATGCGGCATTCAGTTCTCTAGCGCTTGTTCTCTGTGGCGTCATTACCTCGATTATCGCACCGAGTATATTTTCGCTTGTAGTTTGGTTCTATTCTTAA
- a CDS encoding CidA/LrgA family protein yields the protein MKERLIKLVYCLISFTLIIGALTAGNALQQYLETSIPGSIFGMLILFTAMVIGIVPSHWVQPGASLIIRLMILLFVPISVGLMDHFDMLIANALPIMASAVGGTLIVLVSLSWFLDRLLSRGK from the coding sequence TTGAAAGAAAGATTGATCAAACTCGTTTACTGCTTAATCTCCTTCACCTTAATCATAGGTGCTCTCACTGCAGGCAACGCGTTACAACAATATCTAGAGACCTCAATTCCAGGCAGTATTTTTGGCATGTTGATTCTGTTTACCGCCATGGTGATAGGTATTGTTCCATCACACTGGGTACAACCCGGTGCCAGTCTGATTATTCGTTTGATGATCTTATTGTTCGTCCCAATCAGTGTTGGGTTAATGGATCACTTCGACATGCTTATTGCCAATGCATTGCCAATCATGGCCAGTGCCGTTGGCGGTACGCTCATCGTATTGGTGTCTTTATCATGGTTCTTAGACCGCTTACTTTCGAGAGGTAAATAA